Genomic DNA from Peribacillus simplex:
AAAACGCTCCTCTTACAAAAAAAGTAAGGGAGCGATATAATTTAATCATTGTGTCCTTTTTTAAGGAGCCCAAAAATGATTCTACAAATTTCGCCTCAAAAAGTCAAGGGCGATTATTTATTTCTCATCCTCTTCATCCAAGTCATCTTCGTCTTCATCTTCGTCCTCATCATCTTCCAGGACAAATGCATCATCTTCGATTATTTCTTCTTCCAGATCGTCGTCATCATCCACGTCATCATCCAAAAGCACTTCGTCGATGACTGGAGAACCTAGAATATCATCATCGTCGTCATCTTCATCCTCGTCCAGATCATCGATATCTTCTTCAAAGTCAAGGTCTTCGTCTTCAAGTTCATCGAAATCGTCGATAACGACAGCTGCCTTTTTGGTTTTCTTTTTCTTTTTAGGTTTTACAACATGTACGACTTCTTCCTCGATTTGGTCAACAGGGTACCATGTTTTCAATCCCCAGCGGTTGTCCCCAAGTGAAGTGAAACGGCCATCCACATTTAAATCCGTATAGAATTGTGCAATTTTCTTTTCCACTTCGGCTTTGGATAAATGGTGCAGCGAAGCTAATTCACTTATTAAGTCTTTAAATGGAATCGGTTCATTTCTTTCCACTAACAAATCATATGCCATCTCTATTAAGGACATTTCCAACAATTGCTCTTTTGAGTATTGTTTTAAACTCAAATTCCGCACTTCCCTTCTCTATTCAAACACTGAATTCCGTGTTTTTTCACATAAAAAAATAATCTAAAACAGTAGTTCGATAAAATAACGACAATTCCTGCTAGACATATACTCCATTATAAACAATCTAAATGGGTTTATGCTAGTTCTATATGATACTTTCACACATTTACCTTATTGTCTATCATTCACGGGAAACCAAAAGGTAAATATCATTCCTTTTTCTTTTTGGATTTCTGACGATAGGCTGCCGTAAAAAACACAATCGTCAGGATAAAAAAAGAAATGGCACCCAATTGATGCTCATACAGCTCAAATAAAAAAATGATGGCAAGAATGTAACCTATGATTAATCCAATCATTTTCAGGTTCATTTTCTCAACTCCAATAGGGCTGATTCTTCATTTTTGCCCCTTTTCCAAATAATTATAAGGTAAAATCTTCATTTTGTTAAAAAAGAGGGGAATTATTTAAAAAAAGAGGCCCCTAAATGTTCGGAGCCCCTTCTTCGTTTACATATTTCTTCGATATTGACCGCCTACATCATATAGCGCCCTCGTTATCTGACCCAGACTGGCCACTCTCACGCAGTTCATGAGTTCGGCAAAGATATTTTCACCATTCATGGCTGCCAATTTCAGTTTAGTCAGCGCCTCATCCGTGAACTCCTTATTTCTTTCCTGGAATGCCCGGAGATTCATGATTTGCCCTTCCTTTTCTTCCTTTGTTGCACGGGCAATTTCCATGCTGTTCACCGCTTCTTCGGAAGGAGGATTTGGATTCAAATACGTATTGACACCAATGATCGGCAATTCTCCTGTATGCTTTTTCATTTCGTAATGCATCGATTCATCCTGGATTTTCCCGCGCTGATACTGCGTCTCCATTGCGCCCAGGACACCGCCTCGATCGTTGATGCGATCGAACTCTTGCAGTACTGCCTCTTCAACCAGGTCCGTCAATTCCTCTACGATGAAGGCACCTTGCATCGGGTTTTCATTTTTTGAGAGACCATGCTCCTTTGTAATGATCATTTGTATGGCCATTGCCCGGCGCACGGATTCTTCGGTAGGCGTCGTGATGGCTTCATCGTACGCATTAGTATGCAGGGAGTTACAGTTGTCCTGCAGTGCCATCAAAGCCTGAAGCGTCGTTCTGATATCATTAAAATCAATTTCTTGCGCATGAAGGGAGCGCCCAGAAGTCTGTATATGGTATTTGAGCTTCTGGCTACGATCATTCGCACCATATTTATCCCGCATGACAGTCGCCCAAATCCTTCTTGCCACCCTCCCGATAACCGTATATTCCGGGTCGAGCCCATTTGAGAAGAAGAACGACAAATTCGGGGCAAAGTCATCGATATTCATTCCGCGACTTAAATAATATTCGATGTAAGTAAAGCCATTCGCTAATGTAAAAGCCAGCTGTGAAATGGGATTGGCACCCGCTTCTGCAATGTGATAGCCGGAAATGGATACTGAGTAGTAGTTCCTGACTTTGCGATCGATGAAGTATGCTTGAATGTCCCCCATTAACCTTAAAGCAAATTCCGTAGAGAAGATGCATGTATTCTGGCCTTGGTCCTCTTTCAGAATATCCGCTTGAACAGTTCCGCGTACCGTTTGAAGGGTATAAGCCTGCACTTCTTCAGTTTCGGCATCAGTAAGGGGACGGCCTAACTCTTCTTCTTTCCGTTGAATCTGCTGATCGACTGCAGTGTTCATATACATGGCCAAAATGATTGGTGCCGGTCCATTGATGGTCATGGAAACAGATGTTGAGGGGTGGCAAAGGTCAAAGCCTGCATACAGCTTTTTCATGTCATCCAACGTACAGATGCTGACTCCGCTTTCCCCTACCTTTCCATAGATATCAGGCCGATGATCAGGGTCCTCGCCATATAAAGTTACAGAATCGAAAGCCGTACTAAGCCGTTTAGCAGTATCATCCTTTGACAAATAATGAAAACGCCTGTTGGTTCGATCGGGCGATCCTTCACCGGCAAATTGACGCTTCGGGTCTTCCCCTTCACGCTTGAATGGAAAGACTCCCGCTGTGTACGGGAAGAAGCCCGGAACGTTTTCACGGAATACCCATCCTAAAATCTCTCCATAATCCATATATTTAGGCAGTGATACCCTTGGAATCATTAAACCTGATAAACTTTTGGTTTTCAGCTTTGTGACGATTTCTTTATCCCTGACTTTCGTTACAAACTGCTCTCCTGCGTACTTTTCTTTTAAATCCTTCCATCCAGAAAGGATTTTTTTAGATTCAGGTGATAAATTCAAGGCGGTTTCCTTTTTCAATTTTTCTAAAGAAGCCACCATCTCGTCGTTGTTATCATTTTCCTTAATTGCATCCATTGCTCCTTCAAGCTGGAAAAGCCTCCGGGCAATACGTACTTGTTCAGCCGCACGCTTATGATACGATCTGACCGTATCACTGATTTCACGTAAATAATACCGACGGTCAGTAGGAATGATGACATTTTGCTTGTAAACATCCGCTTCTTTCGAAAAGGCCGTACTCCAAACCGTCCCTGATTTTTCATTTAGCTTTTCAATCAGTGCCGCGAATAATGCATTGGTGCCTGGGTCATTGAATTGGGAAGCGATCGTACCGTATACTGGCATTTCTGATGGATCTTGATCAAAAAGCGTACGGCTTCTTTGGTATTGCTTTTGAACTTGGCTTTTTGCATCCTCGGAGCCTTTGCGCTCGTATTTGTTAATGACTATCAAATCTGCATAATCAATCATATCGATTTTTTCAAGTTGCGAAGGAGCACCGAATTCACTCGTCATTACATACATGGATACATCGCATATTTCGGCAATTTCTGCATCTCCCTGACCAATTCCGCTCGTTTCAACGATGATTAAATCGAAGCCAGCTGCCTTCACGACTGAAATGGCATCTTTTATCGCCAAAGACAACTCACTTTTTGAATGGCGCGTGGCTAGGCTCCGCATATAAACACGCTCTGAAAAGATCGAGTTCATTCTGATTCTGTCACCAAGCAGGGCACCGCCCGTTTTCTGTTTGGTCGGGTCCACAGATAGTATGGCGACTCTCTCGTCTGGAATTTCGTTAATGAACCTTCTTATCAATTCATCAGTCAATGAACTTTTTCCAGCGCCGCCAGTCCCTGTAATCCCTAGAACAGGAACCTTCTTTTCGGAAGTCTTGATCTGCTCAAAAAGACTTTCCACCGCAGCCGCTGATTCCTGTGAAACATCGAGTCTGTTTTCGGCAAAGGTAATAAATTGGGCAATGGCATTTGTTCCCCCGGCAATCAATTCATCAAAACGTTCTTGTAAAGATGGTTTGACTGTCGAGAAATCACACTCCTCCATCAATACGTTTATCATTCCTTGAAGCCCATATTCCCGCCCTTCATCAGGCGAAAAGATACGGGCAATCCCATAATCATGAAGTTCTTTAATTTCCCTTGGGATGATGACCCCGCCACCGCCGGCAAAAATCCTAATGTGCCCGGCTCCCTTTTCCTTCAGCAGGTCATACATATATTTAAAATATTCCACATGTCCGCCTTGGTAAGATGACATGGCAATGCCTTGAACATCTTCCTGGATGGCCGCATTCACGATTTCCTCCACCGAACGATTATGACCTAGGTGAATAACTTCTGCCCCGCTGGACTGAAGGATTCTCCTCATTATATTGATGGATGCGTCATGCCCATCAAATAAACTCGAAGCTGTGACGAATCTAATATGGTTCTTCGGTTTATACACCTCAACTGTACTCATATAGCTCCTCCTTATTGAAACTTATTTATATCAGTGCTTTTTGGAACCCGATACATTTTGAATCAATAATTGCGTCTGCAGTTCAACATACTCTTGAAGCGTATACTGTTTATGCAAAGCCCATCTTCTAAAACTCCACATCTGCCCCTGAACGAAAATGTTATGTGAAACAAGGCTTATTTGTTTTTCCGTTAACGAGAGCTCCCCATTCTCGACACATTTCGTTATCACTTTTTCGAACATGCCAACCATCCGAATTTCTTTGTTCAGAACATATGGTAAAGCATCTTTCGTCAGGGCCTTCACTTCCTGATACATGACCAGCACTTCGTCCTGCATATCATCCATCACTTTATAAAAATAGGCGATCGTCAGCTTCAAACTTTCAAGTGTCCCATCACTCTGTTCTATTTCTTTCTGAAGCTTTTCCTGGACTTCATCATAGATAAAGTCACAAACGAGATATAATATATCTTCCTTGGTTCGGATATACTCGTATAACGTGCCAATACTAAAGCCTGCAGCTTTGGCAATTTCCCTGGTAGTCGTACGGTGAAATCCCTTTTCCTTAAAAAGGGTGACCGCTCCTTTAATCATTTGTGTACGCCTTTTTTCAACAAGCCGCTCATCCTTTACAGATGCAAGAACCTCTCTTTTTTCCATTTCCAAACTCCTTTTGAAAGCCCATTATTCAATTATCAAAGACATTCTGAAGAAATTGAAAAGGGAATTCCGGTAAAGGCAGTGCCTCATCGGAAAACCTCAGTTTCAATCCTATTTAGTAACC
This window encodes:
- the rpoE gene encoding DNA-directed RNA polymerase subunit delta; the protein is MSLKQYSKEQLLEMSLIEMAYDLLVERNEPIPFKDLISELASLHHLSKAEVEKKIAQFYTDLNVDGRFTSLGDNRWGLKTWYPVDQIEEEVVHVVKPKKKKKTKKAAVVIDDFDELEDEDLDFEEDIDDLDEDEDDDDDDILGSPVIDEVLLDDDVDDDDDLEEEIIEDDAFVLEDDEDEDEDEDDLDEEDEK
- the icmF gene encoding fused isobutyryl-CoA mutase/GTPase IcmF, encoding MSTVEVYKPKNHIRFVTASSLFDGHDASINIMRRILQSSGAEVIHLGHNRSVEEIVNAAIQEDVQGIAMSSYQGGHVEYFKYMYDLLKEKGAGHIRIFAGGGGVIIPREIKELHDYGIARIFSPDEGREYGLQGMINVLMEECDFSTVKPSLQERFDELIAGGTNAIAQFITFAENRLDVSQESAAAVESLFEQIKTSEKKVPVLGITGTGGAGKSSLTDELIRRFINEIPDERVAILSVDPTKQKTGGALLGDRIRMNSIFSERVYMRSLATRHSKSELSLAIKDAISVVKAAGFDLIIVETSGIGQGDAEIAEICDVSMYVMTSEFGAPSQLEKIDMIDYADLIVINKYERKGSEDAKSQVQKQYQRSRTLFDQDPSEMPVYGTIASQFNDPGTNALFAALIEKLNEKSGTVWSTAFSKEADVYKQNVIIPTDRRYYLREISDTVRSYHKRAAEQVRIARRLFQLEGAMDAIKENDNNDEMVASLEKLKKETALNLSPESKKILSGWKDLKEKYAGEQFVTKVRDKEIVTKLKTKSLSGLMIPRVSLPKYMDYGEILGWVFRENVPGFFPYTAGVFPFKREGEDPKRQFAGEGSPDRTNRRFHYLSKDDTAKRLSTAFDSVTLYGEDPDHRPDIYGKVGESGVSICTLDDMKKLYAGFDLCHPSTSVSMTINGPAPIILAMYMNTAVDQQIQRKEEELGRPLTDAETEEVQAYTLQTVRGTVQADILKEDQGQNTCIFSTEFALRLMGDIQAYFIDRKVRNYYSVSISGYHIAEAGANPISQLAFTLANGFTYIEYYLSRGMNIDDFAPNLSFFFSNGLDPEYTVIGRVARRIWATVMRDKYGANDRSQKLKYHIQTSGRSLHAQEIDFNDIRTTLQALMALQDNCNSLHTNAYDEAITTPTEESVRRAMAIQMIITKEHGLSKNENPMQGAFIVEELTDLVEEAVLQEFDRINDRGGVLGAMETQYQRGKIQDESMHYEMKKHTGELPIIGVNTYLNPNPPSEEAVNSMEIARATKEEKEGQIMNLRAFQERNKEFTDEALTKLKLAAMNGENIFAELMNCVRVASLGQITRALYDVGGQYRRNM
- a CDS encoding TetR/AcrR family transcriptional regulator, which codes for MEKREVLASVKDERLVEKRRTQMIKGAVTLFKEKGFHRTTTREIAKAAGFSIGTLYEYIRTKEDILYLVCDFIYDEVQEKLQKEIEQSDGTLESLKLTIAYFYKVMDDMQDEVLVMYQEVKALTKDALPYVLNKEIRMVGMFEKVITKCVENGELSLTEKQISLVSHNIFVQGQMWSFRRWALHKQYTLQEYVELQTQLLIQNVSGSKKH